In the genome of Elusimicrobium sp., one region contains:
- a CDS encoding purine-nucleoside phosphorylase, whose protein sequence is MTQLQQVKKAAAYILKKTKNFKPEIALITGSGLAGSIPPLEKEIKIPYSSIPGFLQSTVPGHTGNLIFGVYKGRNIVVMQGRFHYYEGHPMKDLAISIRTLKLLGVEKLIVSAAVGSLDMKLKPGSVCVLKDHINFLGSNPLIGNHEPAFGPMFYDLSEAYDKTMRKYALAAAKKAGAVAGEGVYLATTGPNFETPAEIKMFKKWGATVVGMSVVPEVLVARHCGILVLGLAWVTNMGCGIAKEPLSHEQTVRESKKIEGKFKKMLETLFVKI, encoded by the coding sequence ATGACCCAACTGCAACAAGTAAAAAAAGCCGCCGCATATATCCTTAAAAAGACTAAAAATTTCAAACCCGAAATTGCCCTCATCACAGGCTCCGGTTTGGCGGGCTCTATTCCTCCCCTGGAAAAAGAAATCAAAATTCCCTATAGTTCTATTCCCGGTTTCTTGCAAAGCACTGTCCCCGGGCATACCGGCAACTTAATCTTTGGGGTTTACAAAGGCCGCAACATTGTTGTGATGCAAGGCCGCTTTCACTATTACGAAGGCCACCCGATGAAAGATTTGGCCATTTCTATCCGCACCTTAAAACTTTTGGGCGTAGAAAAACTGATTGTTTCCGCCGCCGTCGGTTCCTTGGATATGAAATTAAAACCCGGCTCCGTGTGTGTATTAAAAGACCACATTAACTTCCTGGGTTCCAACCCGTTAATCGGCAACCACGAACCGGCCTTCGGCCCCATGTTCTACGATTTGTCCGAAGCGTACGATAAAACCATGCGCAAATACGCTTTGGCTGCGGCTAAAAAAGCCGGTGCCGTAGCGGGCGAAGGGGTTTATTTGGCCACCACCGGCCCGAACTTCGAAACCCCGGCCGAAATTAAAATGTTCAAAAAATGGGGTGCCACGGTAGTAGGTATGTCCGTCGTACCGGAAGTGCTGGTAGCCCGCCATTGCGGCATTTTGGTTTTGGGCCTTGCCTGGGTAACCAACATGGGTTGCGGCATTGCCAAAGAACCGCTTTCTCACGAACAAACCGTGCGCGAAAGCAAAAAGATTGAAGGCAAATTCAAAAAGATGCTGGAAACCTTGTTTGTAAAAATCTAA
- a CDS encoding YraN family protein, protein MKTTQIGREAETQAAAYLSQKGYTLRARNFSTPEGEIDLICQDKQTLVFVEVKARAYEAFGGPLAAVTPAKQKRIMRAAVQYVKASGSKFDSIRFDVVCVLPGKTEHIVNAFVPQRTTL, encoded by the coding sequence ATGAAAACAACCCAAATCGGCCGAGAAGCCGAAACTCAAGCCGCCGCTTATTTATCCCAAAAAGGATACACGCTCCGTGCACGCAACTTTTCCACTCCCGAAGGGGAAATCGATTTAATTTGCCAAGATAAACAAACGCTTGTGTTTGTGGAAGTAAAAGCCCGCGCTTACGAGGCGTTTGGAGGCCCTTTGGCGGCTGTTACCCCCGCCAAACAAAAGCGTATCATGCGCGCCGCGGTGCAATATGTCAAAGCAAGCGGCTCTAAATTTGATAGTATAAGATTTGATGTTGTATGCGTCCTGCCCGGAAAAACGGAACACATCGTAAATGCTTTCGTACCGCAACGGACGACTTTGTAA
- a CDS encoding ribonuclease HII → MKNELIQFDKKEALRLETSFLLGIDEAGRGPLAGPVVAAACFIPPSLATLFEDVNDSKKLTEKKREALFERLTNSGILYGIGFASAAEIDRLNILQATFLAMRRAAYKFLNMPGAVALIDGPHPAAGLTLKQCPVVDGDAKSLSIAAASIIAKVTRDRYMNLLDSLYPGYGFAGHKGYGTAKHLKALTELGPCQEHRRSFGPVARLLTPLFLP, encoded by the coding sequence ATGAAGAACGAACTTATACAGTTTGATAAAAAAGAAGCCCTGCGCTTGGAAACCAGTTTTTTGCTGGGAATAGATGAAGCCGGGCGCGGGCCGCTGGCGGGCCCGGTGGTGGCGGCAGCATGCTTTATTCCCCCGTCTTTAGCAACCCTTTTTGAAGATGTAAATGACAGCAAAAAATTAACCGAAAAAAAACGCGAAGCCCTTTTTGAACGCCTCACCAATTCGGGTATTCTGTACGGAATCGGCTTTGCTTCTGCGGCAGAAATTGACCGCTTAAATATCTTGCAGGCCACTTTTTTGGCAATGCGCCGAGCGGCTTACAAATTTTTGAATATGCCCGGAGCAGTGGCCTTGATTGACGGGCCGCACCCCGCCGCCGGCCTTACCCTAAAACAATGTCCCGTTGTGGACGGAGATGCCAAATCCCTTTCTATTGCCGCCGCCAGCATTATTGCCAAAGTAACGCGCGACCGTTATATGAACCTCTTAGATTCCCTGTACCCCGGTTATGGATTTGCCGGACACAAAGGATACGGCACCGCCAAACACTTAAAAGCATTAACGGAATTGGGCCCCTGTCAAGAACACCGCCGTTCTTTCGGCCCGGTGGCGCGCTTACTGACTCCTTTATTTTTACCATGA
- the rplS gene encoding 50S ribosomal protein L19 has product MNINDIKHNLKTNIPTFKAGDTVRVKVKVVEGDNERIQAFDGVVIARRGSGISETFTVRKISFGVGVERIFPLHSPRVDSIEVLKIGKVRRAKLNYLTKLSGKAARLQEIKKPVAKTAETAAPAVEEAK; this is encoded by the coding sequence ATGAATATCAACGATATTAAACACAATCTCAAAACCAATATCCCGACTTTCAAAGCCGGTGATACGGTAAGAGTAAAAGTAAAAGTTGTCGAAGGTGACAACGAAAGAATCCAAGCCTTTGACGGCGTAGTAATCGCCCGCAGAGGTTCCGGCATCAGCGAAACGTTCACCGTTCGCAAAATTTCGTTCGGCGTCGGTGTGGAACGCATTTTCCCGCTCCACTCCCCCCGCGTGGACAGCATTGAAGTCCTCAAGATCGGCAAAGTAAGAAGAGCCAAACTCAACTACTTAACCAAACTCTCCGGTAAAGCCGCCCGCTTGCAGGAAATCAAAAAACCCGTAGCCAAAACCGCTGAAACCGCGGCCCCGGCTGTGGAAGAGGCGAAATAG
- the trmD gene encoding tRNA (guanosine(37)-N1)-methyltransferase TrmD, producing the protein MKIDVITAFEEMVESTLSHSIVGRARKAGIIKLATLSPRQFTEDKHKTIDDRPYGGGPGMLMKAEPLYQAINKLRKKTSFVILTSPRGQTFNQELAKKLAKKRHLIFVCGHYEGIDARIYPEVDLEVSLGNFILTGGELAACTMIDAITRLQKGTFKKEGVTSSESFEDNLLEAPQYTRPEVWRGRRVPQVLLNGNHKEIEAWKREQSLQLTKQLRPDLLETASLKPKKVQKKTIRRK; encoded by the coding sequence ATGAAAATAGACGTTATCACCGCGTTTGAAGAAATGGTTGAAAGCACGCTTTCCCACAGCATTGTCGGGCGCGCGCGCAAAGCGGGGATAATTAAGTTGGCAACGCTGAGCCCTCGGCAGTTTACCGAGGATAAGCACAAAACCATCGACGACCGCCCTTACGGCGGCGGGCCCGGAATGTTAATGAAAGCCGAGCCGCTGTACCAGGCGATTAACAAGTTACGCAAAAAAACTTCGTTCGTCATTTTAACCAGCCCGCGCGGGCAGACTTTTAACCAGGAACTGGCAAAAAAGTTAGCCAAAAAGCGCCACCTCATTTTTGTGTGCGGGCATTATGAAGGAATTGACGCACGGATTTATCCCGAGGTGGATTTGGAAGTTTCTTTAGGCAACTTCATTTTAACAGGCGGAGAACTCGCCGCTTGCACTATGATAGATGCCATTACCAGACTTCAAAAAGGAACTTTTAAGAAAGAAGGCGTAACGAGTTCGGAGTCGTTTGAGGATAATTTGCTGGAAGCCCCGCAATATACACGCCCGGAAGTATGGCGCGGCCGCAGGGTTCCGCAGGTGCTACTCAACGGAAACCACAAAGAAATAGAAGCGTGGAAACGCGAACAATCTTTACAATTAACCAAACAGTTAAGACCCGATTTGCTTGAAACCGCCTCTCTAAAGCCAAAAAAGGTCCAAAAGAAAACGATTCGGAGGAAGTAA
- a CDS encoding KH domain-containing protein, whose amino-acid sequence MKELATLLLKSLSSTPDNVVVEERIEQNKVYLSTKVDTADKGKIIGKDGCIIKAVRTVLNAAAAKQDKKVTLKLED is encoded by the coding sequence ATGAAAGAACTTGCAACGCTGCTTTTGAAATCGCTTTCTTCTACCCCGGATAATGTGGTTGTGGAAGAAAGGATTGAGCAGAACAAAGTTTACCTGTCCACCAAAGTGGACACCGCTGATAAAGGTAAAATCATTGGCAAAGACGGATGCATCATCAAGGCAGTTCGCACGGTGTTAAATGCAGCCGCCGCCAAGCAAGACAAAAAAGTTACCCTAAAGTTGGAAGACTAA
- the rpsP gene encoding 30S ribosomal protein S16, giving the protein MAVVIRLQRVGKKSLPQYRVVAIEKSCAVGNAAKEVLGIYHPCNPNAAEQVKLDMPRVEYWMKVGAKPSETVASLIKKASAK; this is encoded by the coding sequence ATGGCAGTAGTTATCAGATTACAGAGAGTCGGCAAAAAAAGCCTTCCGCAGTACAGAGTTGTAGCGATTGAAAAATCTTGCGCGGTAGGCAACGCAGCCAAAGAAGTTTTGGGTATCTATCACCCCTGCAACCCCAATGCCGCCGAACAAGTTAAACTCGACATGCCCAGAGTGGAATATTGGATGAAAGTGGGTGCCAAACCCTCTGAAACCGTAGCCAGTTTGATCAAAAAAGCCAGCGCTAAATAA
- the rpe gene encoding ribulose-phosphate 3-epimerase, with product MPPVNGKISIAPSILSADLFRLGEEVKRVEDAGADWLHVDIMDGHFVPNLSFGPSLVSSLNGKTSLPLDVHLMVEKPLLFIEPFAKAGADLLTVHIEAKDDLAESFKKIKSLGVKAGLSIKPDTDPELITPWLGKLDLILVMSVYPGFGGQAFLPSSPEQIRRVREIINRSGKAIWLEVDGGINAQTAPLAIGAGADALVAGNAIFKAADPVLALKQIRQAAPDI from the coding sequence ATGCCCCCTGTAAATGGTAAAATATCTATTGCGCCTTCCATATTGTCTGCGGACTTGTTCCGTTTAGGTGAAGAAGTAAAGCGTGTGGAAGACGCGGGTGCAGATTGGTTGCATGTGGACATTATGGACGGGCATTTTGTACCGAATTTAAGTTTCGGCCCGTCGTTAGTAAGTTCTTTGAACGGAAAAACAAGTTTACCTTTAGATGTACACTTAATGGTGGAAAAACCGCTTCTTTTTATTGAGCCTTTTGCCAAAGCGGGTGCGGATTTATTAACCGTACACATAGAAGCAAAAGACGATTTGGCCGAATCTTTTAAGAAAATTAAAAGTTTAGGTGTAAAAGCGGGTCTTTCCATTAAACCCGATACCGACCCGGAACTGATTACCCCGTGGTTGGGTAAGTTAGATTTAATACTTGTGATGAGCGTATATCCCGGATTTGGCGGACAGGCCTTTTTGCCTTCATCCCCCGAACAAATCCGCCGGGTACGCGAAATTATAAACCGTTCCGGCAAAGCAATTTGGCTGGAAGTGGACGGCGGCATTAACGCCCAAACGGCTCCGTTAGCCATTGGCGCGGGAGCAGATGCGTTAGTCGCCGGAAATGCAATTTTCAAAGCCGCGGACCCTGTATTGGCCCTCAAGCAAATCAGACAGGCGGCCCCGGACATTTAA
- a CDS encoding PASTA domain-containing protein, which translates to MPTDNQQNFDDFLNKPKKSGRTKWIVAGVIAAFFAALIFVSIDWVFGALVHTRKEVTVPDITKKPITQALDMLAAQNLALKQAGIEYAQDVPPGSVLRQIPSAGSTVREGRVIRVWISQGDEMVFVPNTVGTDLRAAQLAVRQAGLLVDKVENAYSLTYEKGLIVAQTPKADSMVQKGEKVSLTLSNGAPPSSVVLVPNFKSKKLAVATLWASSQNINLIIREDKDSVFPNGTIAEQRPAADTQIAPGTNVEVIVSRREVADNEKTYHLHYEMPQGKNASRVRVVLEDETGENEILNETKQPGSKIDLEIPYSGKATVRVFTDGILVREREVL; encoded by the coding sequence ATGCCTACTGATAACCAACAAAATTTTGATGATTTCTTAAACAAGCCCAAAAAATCCGGCCGCACCAAATGGATTGTTGCCGGGGTGATTGCGGCTTTTTTTGCGGCTCTTATTTTTGTGTCCATTGATTGGGTGTTCGGTGCGCTCGTACATACCCGCAAAGAAGTTACCGTCCCCGACATTACCAAAAAACCCATTACCCAAGCCTTGGATATGTTGGCCGCCCAAAACTTGGCCCTTAAACAAGCAGGTATCGAATACGCCCAAGATGTTCCCCCCGGTTCCGTACTTCGCCAAATTCCTTCCGCCGGTTCCACCGTGCGCGAAGGACGCGTAATTCGCGTGTGGATCAGCCAAGGGGACGAAATGGTATTTGTTCCCAACACGGTAGGTACCGATTTGCGCGCCGCGCAGTTGGCCGTTCGCCAAGCGGGTCTTCTCGTGGACAAAGTAGAAAATGCCTATTCCCTTACTTACGAAAAAGGCTTAATCGTGGCGCAAACCCCCAAAGCCGACAGCATGGTTCAAAAGGGAGAAAAAGTATCTTTAACTCTTTCCAACGGGGCCCCGCCGTCCAGTGTAGTATTGGTACCTAACTTTAAGAGCAAAAAATTAGCAGTTGCCACCTTGTGGGCCAGTTCCCAAAATATCAATTTAATTATTCGGGAAGATAAAGATTCCGTCTTCCCCAACGGCACTATTGCCGAACAACGCCCTGCGGCCGATACACAAATCGCCCCCGGAACCAATGTGGAAGTGATTGTCAGCCGCCGCGAAGTTGCCGATAACGAAAAAACCTATCATTTGCACTACGAAATGCCCCAAGGCAAAAACGCCAGCCGCGTGCGCGTAGTGCTGGAAGATGAAACCGGTGAAAATGAAATTTTGAACGAAACCAAGCAACCCGGCTCCAAAATTGACCTGGAAATTCCTTATTCCGGCAAAGCCACGGTGCGTGTGTTTACAGACGGTATTTTAGTCCGCGAGCGGGAGGTTTTGTGA
- a CDS encoding methionyl-tRNA formyltransferase, producing MAKLKTIFFGTPDISVPYLELTHQLTDIQLVVTQADKPRGRGMEISPCPVKKRALELGLSVLSPEKLKDSFDQISAVPFDLGIVVAYGKIFRPNFLALPKLGLINVHFSLLPHLRGAAPVQQALIQGYTQTGVSTFWICEGMDDGPLFLQKETAIEPQDNAKTLFEKLIPLGVDALRETITRAENGDLPRVPQTGEPTLAPMISKEEAVLRPAELTATQLHNKVRGLACGPKPKIPFTKNGKNDLLQLISTQLSAGNTASSALPGTVLNIERGNGILVKCKEGSLWLKEVQPAGKKPMPAEAFANGYGVKSNDGAFVE from the coding sequence ATGGCAAAACTTAAAACAATTTTTTTTGGAACCCCCGATATTTCCGTTCCCTATTTAGAACTTACCCACCAATTAACCGATATCCAATTGGTGGTTACCCAGGCCGATAAACCGCGCGGACGCGGCATGGAAATATCCCCCTGCCCCGTTAAAAAACGTGCGTTGGAATTGGGCCTTTCTGTTTTGTCTCCCGAAAAATTAAAAGACAGTTTTGACCAAATTTCCGCCGTTCCTTTTGATTTAGGAATTGTGGTGGCTTACGGAAAAATTTTCCGCCCTAACTTTTTGGCTCTTCCTAAATTGGGACTAATCAATGTGCACTTTTCGTTGTTACCGCATTTGCGCGGCGCCGCCCCCGTGCAGCAGGCTCTTATCCAAGGTTATACCCAAACGGGGGTTTCTACTTTTTGGATTTGTGAAGGCATGGACGACGGCCCGTTGTTCTTGCAAAAAGAAACCGCCATTGAACCGCAAGATAATGCCAAAACCCTTTTTGAAAAGTTAATTCCTTTGGGAGTTGATGCCTTACGCGAAACCATTACCCGCGCCGAAAACGGCGATTTACCGCGTGTTCCCCAAACAGGCGAACCCACTTTAGCGCCGATGATATCCAAGGAGGAGGCCGTTTTGCGCCCGGCGGAATTAACCGCTACGCAACTGCACAATAAAGTGCGCGGCCTTGCCTGCGGCCCTAAACCGAAAATTCCGTTTACCAAAAACGGAAAAAACGATTTGTTACAGTTAATTTCCACCCAACTCTCTGCGGGAAACACCGCCTCTTCGGCTTTGCCCGGAACGGTGCTTAACATTGAACGCGGAAATGGAATTTTAGTAAAATGTAAAGAAGGAAGCCTGTGGTTAAAAGAAGTACAGCCCGCAGGCAAAAAGCCCATGCCTGCAGAAGCCTTTGCAAACGGGTACGGAGTGAAATCTAACGACGGAGCATTCGTAGAATAA
- a CDS encoding DUF3137 domain-containing protein, with translation MIMKEYREGHKDMDELKNQFEKDYQDFKTHIHTTLQPEMKKIYQPLDWNMICILLFIIMGLGWVSFAFFDGKELLKNVGLPCVFVIVFLLFKSSKMGKDITDFSWQKITEYLGLQLVKDDIHFPEGMHLAWRVGLCEVSNHQSYRMIGKQNGVTVQIVRFFVPLQNSEKSPKEKAGFLVMMDMEKNYPGTTLLVSDSLSAKWKGSFAGLQRVKLEWLAFEEKFDLFCDQERAVRKIFTPDVMTAIYDFAEKFAPVSDSFFAFSEGKICFCCETLSSSLSIFENTAEKEWEELFVSLWFLSHLPAFLHYKLVAKEQK, from the coding sequence ATGATAATGAAAGAATACCGAGAGGGACATAAAGACATGGACGAATTAAAAAATCAATTTGAAAAAGACTACCAAGATTTCAAAACCCATATCCACACCACCCTACAGCCGGAGATGAAAAAAATATATCAGCCGCTAGATTGGAATATGATTTGTATTCTCCTCTTTATCATCATGGGGTTGGGGTGGGTGAGTTTTGCTTTTTTTGATGGAAAAGAATTGTTAAAGAATGTAGGGCTTCCTTGTGTTTTTGTAATAGTCTTTTTACTTTTTAAGTCGTCCAAAATGGGGAAGGATATAACCGATTTTTCTTGGCAAAAAATTACCGAGTATTTGGGCCTTCAACTGGTTAAAGATGATATTCATTTCCCGGAAGGAATGCACCTGGCGTGGCGGGTAGGGTTATGCGAGGTTTCCAATCATCAATCCTATCGTATGATAGGAAAACAAAACGGTGTAACGGTGCAAATTGTTCGTTTTTTTGTCCCTTTGCAGAATAGCGAGAAGTCACCTAAAGAAAAAGCGGGTTTCTTGGTAATGATGGATATGGAAAAAAACTATCCGGGCACCACGCTGTTGGTTTCGGATTCTCTATCCGCTAAGTGGAAGGGAAGTTTCGCCGGTTTGCAACGCGTGAAATTGGAATGGTTGGCCTTTGAAGAGAAATTTGATTTATTTTGCGACCAAGAGCGTGCGGTACGCAAAATTTTTACGCCGGATGTGATGACCGCTATTTATGATTTTGCTGAGAAGTTTGCCCCGGTGTCGGATTCGTTTTTTGCCTTTTCGGAAGGGAAAATATGTTTTTGTTGTGAAACATTAAGTTCTTCTTTAAGCATTTTTGAAAATACAGCCGAAAAAGAATGGGAAGAGTTGTTTGTCAGCCTGTGGTTTTTAAGCCACTTACCGGCGTTTTTGCACTACAAGTTAGTAGCCAAAGAACAAAAGTAA
- a CDS encoding alpha/beta hydrolase: protein MRKYIPTLVLVLLLIGWALFLDHASDFFIFQPNRQVYNLKPSFQEISFPARNGEKLYALYLSAKENKPTVLFLHGQKHNAYDFQDFALDLNKEGYGVLMPDYRGFGKSKGRPSEKNMKDDAAASFSYMMTDLKLLPKQIVLWGFSLGATPALHVAAQFSKLPIKSLILQSPFTNMTEMGYYVLARKHDHNSPGRKIIVLFLKPLLWNKTFDNVSLIQKVRAPILVGYSQQDATIPWTMSRDLAAKAPLGTAKFMSLTGVHHSFDWLIPSAHIFIESLNTPQETQPQTQNPA, encoded by the coding sequence ATGCGAAAATATATTCCCACTTTAGTGCTTGTGCTGTTACTGATCGGTTGGGCTTTGTTTTTAGACCACGCCAGTGACTTTTTTATTTTTCAGCCGAACCGCCAAGTTTATAATTTGAAACCGTCTTTTCAGGAAATTTCTTTTCCGGCCCGTAACGGCGAAAAACTCTATGCCCTGTACCTGTCCGCTAAAGAAAACAAACCGACGGTGCTGTTTCTTCACGGCCAAAAACACAACGCCTATGATTTTCAGGACTTCGCACTGGACTTAAACAAAGAAGGCTATGGGGTTTTAATGCCCGATTACCGCGGTTTTGGTAAAAGTAAAGGAAGACCCAGCGAAAAAAATATGAAAGACGATGCCGCGGCTTCGTTTTCTTATATGATGACGGACTTAAAACTTTTACCGAAACAAATTGTCCTGTGGGGGTTTTCGTTAGGGGCTACCCCAGCCTTACATGTAGCCGCGCAATTTTCCAAACTTCCCATCAAATCGCTTATCTTGCAAAGTCCGTTTACCAACATGACGGAAATGGGTTACTACGTATTGGCCCGTAAGCACGACCACAATTCCCCCGGCCGTAAGATTATCGTTCTCTTTCTCAAACCGTTGCTTTGGAACAAAACTTTTGACAATGTAAGTTTAATCCAAAAAGTACGCGCACCTATTTTGGTAGGCTATTCCCAACAAGATGCCACTATTCCTTGGACTATGAGTCGCGATTTAGCCGCCAAAGCCCCTTTGGGAACGGCAAAGTTTATGTCGCTTACGGGTGTGCACCACAGTTTTGATTGGCTTATCCCCTCGGCTCATATTTTTATCGAGTCCTTAAATACGCCGCAGGAAACGCAACCGCAAACACAAAACCCCGCCTGA